In Ochotona princeps isolate mOchPri1 chromosome 21, mOchPri1.hap1, whole genome shotgun sequence, a single genomic region encodes these proteins:
- the ABHD14B gene encoding putative protein-lysine deacylase ABHD14B, with amino-acid sequence MASAEEREGTVQVQGQSLFFREAWPDGGQAPRFSVLLLHGIRFSSETWQNLGTLRRLAQAGYRAVAIDLPGLGRSKDAAAPAPLGELVPGSFLAAVVAALELGPPVVISPSMSGMYSLPFLTAPGSQLRGYVPVAPICTDKISAANYASVKVPALIVYGDQDPMGHSSFEHLKQLPNHRVLVLEGAGHPCYLDKPEEWHTGLLHFLQGLA; translated from the exons ATGGCGAGTGCCGAAGAGCGGGAAGGcaccgtgcaggtgcagggccagagCCTCTTCTTCCGAGAGGCCTGGCCAGACGGTGGGCAGGCCCCTCGCttctctgtgctgctgctgcacgGCATTCGCTTCTCCTCCGAGACCTGGCAGAACCTGGGCACGCTAcgcaggctggcccaggctggctaCAGGGCGGTGGCCATTGACCTGCCAG GCCTAGGGCGCTCCAAGGACGCGGCAGCCCCTGCCCCTCTTGGGGAGCTGGTCCCTGGCAGCTTCCTAGCAGCTGTGGTGGCGGCCTTGGAGCTGGGTCCCCCTGTGGTGATCAGTCCCTCCATGAGTGGCATGTACTCCCTGCCCTTCCTCACGGCCCCCGGCTCGCAGCTCCGGGGCTACGTGCCCGTGGCCCCCATCTGCACCGACAAAATCAGTGCCGCCAACTACGCCAGTGTGAAG GTTCCGGCCCTGATTGTCTATGGAGACCAGGACCCCATGGGTCACAGCAGCTTTGAGCACCTGAAGCAGCTGCCCAACCACCGTGTGCTGGTcctggagggggcggggcaccCCTGTTACCTGGACAAACCCGAGGAGTGGCATAcagggctgctgcacttcctgcaGGGGCTGGCATAA